The following proteins come from a genomic window of Pararhodobacter sp.:
- the serA gene encoding phosphoglycerate dehydrogenase — protein MALTQKPRVLVSDALSETAVQIFRDRGIDVDFRPELGKDKEKLAEVIGQYDGLAIRSATKVTEKILDAATNLKVIARAGIGVDNVDIPAASKKGVIVMNTPFGNSVTTAEHAIAMMFAVARQLPEASVSTQAGKWEKSRFMGVELFNKTLGVIGAGNIGSIVIDRALGLRMKVIAYDPFLSEDRAKELGVTKVELDDLLARADFITLHVPLTDKTRNILGAKNLAKTKKGVRIINCARGGLIDEDALAAALTSGHVAGAALDVFAVEPATASPVFGLPNVVCTPHLGASTSEAQENVALQVAEQMSDYLLTGAVQNALNMPSVTAEEAAVMGPWIKLASHLGAFAGQMTDEPVRAINVLYDGAAATMNLKALDCAVIAGVLKSANPDVNLVSAPIVAKERGIKMSTTHQDKSGSFDGYIKVTVVTDTRERSLAGTVFSDGKPRFIQIKGINIDAEIGAHMLYTTNKDEPGIIGLLGVTMGTNGVNIANFTLGRSTIGSDAIALLYLDQAIDPKVVEALEATGRFQQVRPLVFEVA, from the coding sequence ATGGCCCTCACCCAAAAACCACGCGTTCTGGTTTCTGACGCCCTGTCTGAAACCGCCGTGCAAATCTTCCGCGACCGCGGCATAGATGTCGATTTCCGCCCCGAGCTGGGCAAGGACAAAGAGAAGCTGGCCGAAGTGATCGGTCAATATGACGGCCTGGCGATTCGCTCGGCGACCAAGGTCACCGAGAAAATCCTCGATGCTGCGACCAATCTCAAGGTCATCGCCCGCGCCGGGATCGGGGTCGACAATGTCGATATCCCCGCCGCCTCGAAAAAGGGCGTGATCGTGATGAACACGCCGTTCGGCAACTCGGTCACCACCGCCGAGCACGCAATTGCCATGATGTTCGCCGTCGCCCGCCAACTGCCCGAGGCCAGCGTCTCGACGCAGGCCGGAAAATGGGAAAAGTCGCGCTTCATGGGTGTCGAGCTGTTCAACAAGACCCTCGGCGTGATTGGCGCCGGCAACATCGGCAGCATCGTCATCGACCGGGCCCTGGGCTTGCGCATGAAGGTCATCGCCTATGATCCGTTCCTGTCCGAGGATCGCGCCAAGGAGTTGGGCGTGACCAAGGTCGAGCTGGACGACTTGCTGGCGCGCGCCGATTTCATCACGCTGCATGTGCCGCTGACCGACAAGACCCGCAATATCCTGGGTGCCAAGAACCTGGCCAAGACCAAGAAGGGCGTGCGGATCATCAACTGCGCGCGCGGCGGCCTGATCGACGAGGACGCTCTGGCCGCGGCGCTGACCTCTGGCCATGTGGCCGGGGCCGCGCTGGACGTGTTCGCCGTTGAACCTGCAACCGCCAGCCCGGTATTCGGCCTGCCCAACGTGGTCTGCACGCCGCATCTGGGGGCCTCGACCTCGGAGGCGCAGGAAAACGTGGCGCTGCAAGTCGCCGAGCAGATGTCGGATTACCTGCTGACCGGCGCCGTGCAGAATGCGCTGAACATGCCGTCCGTCACCGCCGAGGAAGCCGCCGTCATGGGCCCCTGGATCAAGCTTGCCAGCCATCTGGGGGCCTTTGCCGGTCAGATGACCGACGAGCCCGTGCGCGCGATCAACGTGCTCTATGATGGCGCGGCGGCGACCATGAACCTGAAGGCGCTGGATTGCGCGGTGATCGCCGGCGTTCTGAAATCGGCGAACCCGGATGTGAACCTCGTGTCCGCGCCCATCGTCGCCAAAGAGCGCGGCATCAAGATGTCGACCACGCATCAGGACAAGTCGGGTTCGTTCGACGGCTACATCAAGGTCACGGTCGTCACCGACACGCGCGAGCGCTCGCTGGCGGGCACCGTGTTCAGCGATGGCAAGCCGCGATTCATCCAGATCAAAGGCATCAATATCGACGCCGAGATCGGCGCGCATATGCTCTACACCACCAACAAGGATGAGCCGGGTATCATCGGTCTGCTGGGGGTAACGATGGGCACCAACGGCGTGAACATTGCCAACTTTACGCTGGGCCGCAGCACGATCGGCTCGGATGCCATCGCGCTGTTGTATCTGGATCAGGCCATTGACCCCAAGGTCGTCGAGGCTCTGGAGGCAACCGGCCGCTTCCAGCAGGTGCGCCCGCTGGTGTTCGAGGTCGCCTGA
- a CDS encoding phosphoserine transaminase has protein sequence MSVLTIPATRPANPRFSSGPCAKLPNFTLDMLADAPLGRSHRAAVGKSKLAEAIDLTREILGVPADYRIGIVPGSDTGAVEMAMWSLLGARGVEMLAWESFGEGWVTDVVKQLKLDATVRKAPYGEIVDFAQVDFDKDVVFTWNGTTSGVRVANGDAIPAGRAGLTICDATSAAFAMDLPWDKLDVVTFSWQKVLGGEGAHGMLILSPRAVERLESYTPAWPLPKIFRMTKGGKLIEGIFKGETINTPSMLAVEDYLVALKWAQSLGGVSALIARATANAQVIWDFIAAKPWLENLALAPENASTTSVCVKFNDPRITDGAAFAKAVAKRLEKEGVALDIGAYRDAPAGLRIWCGSTVETADVAALMPWIEWAFEAEIAALAQAA, from the coding sequence ATGTCTGTACTGACGATCCCGGCGACGCGTCCGGCCAACCCGCGCTTTTCTTCTGGCCCCTGTGCCAAACTCCCCAATTTTACGCTTGATATGCTGGCCGATGCCCCCTTGGGTCGCTCGCATCGTGCGGCGGTGGGCAAATCCAAGCTGGCCGAGGCCATCGACCTGACGCGCGAGATCCTCGGCGTTCCGGCAGATTATCGCATCGGCATCGTGCCCGGTTCCGACACCGGCGCTGTCGAGATGGCGATGTGGTCGCTGCTGGGTGCGCGCGGCGTCGAGATGCTGGCGTGGGAATCATTTGGCGAGGGCTGGGTCACCGATGTGGTCAAGCAGCTCAAGCTGGACGCCACGGTGCGCAAGGCCCCCTACGGCGAGATCGTTGATTTCGCACAGGTCGATTTCGACAAGGACGTGGTCTTCACCTGGAACGGCACGACCAGCGGTGTGCGCGTGGCCAATGGCGACGCGATCCCGGCGGGCCGCGCCGGCCTGACGATCTGCGACGCGACCTCAGCCGCCTTCGCCATGGATCTGCCGTGGGACAAGCTGGATGTGGTGACCTTCTCCTGGCAGAAGGTGCTGGGCGGCGAAGGCGCGCATGGCATGCTGATCCTGTCGCCGCGTGCCGTCGAGCGGCTGGAAAGCTACACGCCCGCATGGCCGCTGCCCAAGATTTTCCGCATGACCAAAGGCGGCAAGCTGATCGAGGGCATCTTCAAGGGCGAAACCATCAACACCCCGTCGATGCTCGCCGTCGAGGATTACCTCGTGGCGCTGAAATGGGCGCAGTCGCTGGGCGGCGTGTCGGCATTGATCGCACGCGCGACGGCCAATGCGCAGGTGATCTGGGATTTCATCGCCGCGAAGCCGTGGTTGGAAAACCTGGCCCTGGCGCCGGAAAATGCGTCGACCACCTCGGTCTGCGTGAAATTCAACGATCCGCGCATCACCGATGGGGCTGCGTTTGCCAAAGCGGTTGCCAAGCGGCTGGAGAAAGAAGGCGTGGCGCTGGATATCGGCGCGTATCGTGATGCCCCTGCGGGTCTGCGGATCTGGTGTGGCTCGACGGTGGAAACCGCCGATGTCGCCGCGTTGATGCCGTGGATCGAATGGGCCTTCGAGGCCGAGATCGCGGCGCTGGCTCAGGCTGCCTGA